The Prosthecobacter fusiformis sequence ACCCGAATGGGTTTTCCGTGCCGATCCCAATATCCACCGCAGAACCGCCGCCCAGGATACCTGTGGCCACATAGTACTGCGGCGATGTGGCATACGGGATGTTGGGAGAAGTCCGATACCACCTCAGCCCTGTATCCTGCCAGACCATGCTACGAGTCCAGCCCTGCATTTTCACCACGTTTAAACGCGGGGCGCGGGTGATCCAGCCCTTGCTCCCCGTCATCATCGCCAGTTCCCCTGCCGTCATCCCGTGCACATAGGGAACCGGGATCTGTCCCACAAAAGACTTCCATTGGGATTCCAGCGGCGGTCCTTCCACCCTCCAGCCCCCCATGGGATTCGGCCGGTCCAGCACCACAAACTGCTTGCCGTTTTCCGCACACGCCTCCATCGCCACCGCCATGGTGCTGATGTAGGTATAACTTCGGCAGCCGATGTCCTGGAGATCGAATACCAGCACATCAATCGGAGCCAACATCTGCGGCGTCGGCTTCCGGGTAGGGCCATAAAGCGAGTAAACCGTCAGCCCGGTCACACTGTCCCGCCGGGTGCTGACATGGATACCAGCCCCAATGGTCCCGTCGATGCCATGCTCCGGGGCATAGAGCGCAGTAAAGGATGACCCTAGCGCCCGCTGCATCACCGTACGGGTCATTTCACCACGCCCGTTTACGCTGGTGTGATTGGTGATCAGCCCCACCCGCTTGCCTCTCAGCAGATCAAAATTTCGCGAAGCCAGGAAATCAATCCCCAGCATGAAGGGTCCCCCCTGCTGAGGGGGCATCGCCTGCGGCATCTGGCTCACCTGGCATCCGGTCAAAAACGCAGCGCCAGAAAGGAGAAAGGAACGTCGGGAACCCATGGCCACGACAGAGGCGTTGCCAGCCTCATGGGTCAAATGGAGAATCGTTTTCTGGGTAGATGCAAAGACATCCAATCCATCTTTATCTTCTCACACCGCGCCCGGTTTCAGCCAATAAAGTACGCTCATGCGCACTGCGATGCCGTTTTCCACCTGCTGGTTGATCAGGCTCTTCTCGTAATTCATGCCCTGATCCGTGATCTCCACGCCGCGATTGACGGGCCCAGGATGCATTAGCCATAGGCCGCGCTCCCTCAGGATCTGCACTCGGGCATCTGTGAGACCGTAATTTTTATGGTATTCGGCGGCGCTGGGGAAAAAGGGTTCATCCATGCGCTCGCTCTGGACGCGGAGGAGATAAACCACATCCGGCTTCCACTCCAGGGCATCCGCCCAGTTTCCAAAAAGCTTCACCTCTTCGGGTGTCTCGCGCGGCATCATGGAGCCGGGAGCCAGGTAAGAAACGTTCATGCCCAGCCGACGGAAAATCAGGCTGGTGCTGCGGGCCACGCGGCTATGCTGAATATCCCCGACAATGAGCACCCGTGCTCCCCGCATATCCTTGAACTTTTCACGCAGGGTAAAGGCATCCAGCAGCGCCTGTGTCGGGTGAGCATGCCAACCATCACCTGCATTGATCACGCTGGCGCGAGTATTTTTGGCGATCAAACTCGGGGTTCCTGACTGCTTGTGTCGCACCACGATGTAATCTACCCGCATGGATTCCAAGGTCTCGACTGTATCCAGCACCGACTCGCCTTTGACCACGCTGGACGACTCAATGTCAAAATGGGTCACGTCCGCAGAAAGGCGGTTGGCCGCCACTTCAAAGGAAGATCGTGTGCGTGTGCTCGGCTCATAAAAAAGTGTCAGCACCGTCTGCCCTTTCAGCGTCGGCACCTTCTTCACACTGCGTTTGAAGAGGTCCTTAAAAGGCACGGCATTGGCCAGGACAAACTCGATTTCCTCATTCGTCAGGGAGGCGATGTCCAGGAGGTCTTTGCGTGGGGTGATGCTCATGTAGTTTTCTGTGGCCAGGGTCTGACAAAGACTTCGTCGCGTCCGTCGCCATCGGCGAATCGCACGCTCACTCGTTCGTTCGGCGTCAGGTCCACGCGGATCCCGGCATAGTCAGGTTGTAATGGCAGCTCACGGCCTGCACGGTCCACCAGCACCGCAAACTGGACACAGCGCGGCCGCCCAAAATCCAGCAGCTCATCCAAAGCCGCGCGGGAAGTGCGGGCGGTATAAATCACCTCGTCACAAAGAATGACGACAGCGTCATCAAGGTCAAAGCCCAGTTCAGATCCCTCCAGCTTGGGCAGCACCGTCATCGTCTGCAGGTCATCCCGATATTGGGTGATGTCGATTTTACCAAAATCCACCTCCCGCCCCCGTGCACGCAGGCGCTCAGCCAGAGCCCGGGCGAAGGGGACCCCACGGCGGTAAACGCCAACGAGGGCAATCTTTTCCTCGCCTTTCCAGCGGGCATCCAT is a genomic window containing:
- a CDS encoding aspartate carbamoyltransferase catalytic subunit; translated protein: MSITPRKDLLDIASLTNEEIEFVLANAVPFKDLFKRSVKKVPTLKGQTVLTLFYEPSTRTRSSFEVAANRLSADVTHFDIESSSVVKGESVLDTVETLESMRVDYIVVRHKQSGTPSLIAKNTRASVINAGDGWHAHPTQALLDAFTLREKFKDMRGARVLIVGDIQHSRVARSTSLIFRRLGMNVSYLAPGSMMPRETPEEVKLFGNWADALEWKPDVVYLLRVQSERMDEPFFPSAAEYHKNYGLTDARVQILRERGLWLMHPGPVNRGVEITDQGMNYEKSLINQQVENGIAVRMSVLYWLKPGAV
- a CDS encoding exo-beta-N-acetylmuramidase NamZ family protein, with amino-acid sequence MGSRRSFLLSGAAFLTGCQVSQMPQAMPPQQGGPFMLGIDFLASRNFDLLRGKRVGLITNHTSVNGRGEMTRTVMQRALGSSFTALYAPEHGIDGTIGAGIHVSTRRDSVTGLTVYSLYGPTRKPTPQMLAPIDVLVFDLQDIGCRSYTYISTMAVAMEACAENGKQFVVLDRPNPMGGWRVEGPPLESQWKSFVGQIPVPYVHGMTAGELAMMTGSKGWITRAPRLNVVKMQGWTRSMVWQDTGLRWYRTSPNIPYATSPQYYVATGILGGGSAVDIGIGTENPFGYAGGSGVDPQAMMAACQRWNVPGVSFSPYSRNGFGGVRLNIHPRAQADLTALDVMLLGELNRLTGGKVLSRMSGSKLNLFHKVYGSESLYRDLRRGVPASRIISGWNGWVSSFRSARQRYLLYP
- the pyrR gene encoding bifunctional pyr operon transcriptional regulator/uracil phosphoribosyltransferase PyrR encodes the protein MTEPPDKLRQLLDAAGVARCLDEIAAAMDARWKGEEKIALVGVYRRGVPFARALAERLRARGREVDFGKIDITQYRDDLQTMTVLPKLEGSELGFDLDDAVVILCDEVIYTARTSRAALDELLDFGRPRCVQFAVLVDRAGRELPLQPDYAGIRVDLTPNERVSVRFADGDGRDEVFVRPWPQKTT